The Eubacterium ventriosum genome includes the window GCTTTAGATTGAACACTTTTGCCCAGCGCTCATAACCAGGGCCCTTGCCGGAACGGATTGCAGCTTCAATATCAACCAGCAATCCAACTTTGGAAACCGTTTTTTTAGAAAAGGCATGGCGGGGTTTTACTGTCCGTGTACCGGCAATCCGTTCTTTGATGGCCTGTTCTGTATAATCGCCTTTGAGCGTATCGCATCGGGTATAATTTTCTTGTCCCGGAACTCGGAACCGAAGATGTTTTCTTTCACGGTTGACTTCCAGCCCAGCAGTTTCCAGCTTCTGTAGAAGTTCCTCAAAATCTTTTGGCTTTTCCTCTAATGCAGCATCAATAGCAATGCGTATCTGCTCCTGAAAGGAAGGCTGCTTTTTATTTCCCAGCCATGTGCCATAATGCTCCCGGCTGGGTTTCGGATTTTCTACAATCGAAAGTCCATGCTCCAAACACAGCTTGTCATTCATTCGCCGGATTGCCCAGGTAGAGCCCCAGAAGTTGCGAAATTTTTTCTGACAGTCCAGTGTAGTAGAGTTGATAATGATGTGATTATGGACATGGTGCTTATCCACATGGGTGCAGACAACAAAGGCATGGTTTCCTTTTGTGAGCTTCAGTGCCAGCTCCCTGCCGATCTGATTAGCTTCTTCTGGCGTAACTTCGCCGGGCTTAAATGCCTGACGGAGATGGTAGGCGATCACATCATCTGCACCCTGATTTCTGCCGGTCAGATTTGCATACTGTCGTTTGGACAGAAGAAACTCTGCATCAGCAAGCCGGGTATCACACTCATAGCCATAAATGAATTTTCCAAAATCGGTTTTCTGCGGATTTTCTACATAATCAATAATATCTGAGATCGCAGTAGAGATATTCCGACCTTTTCCTACATGCAGAGGCATCAGTCTTGTGGTCGCTATTTTCGTCACCTCCTTAACTTAATTCCAATCAGAGAAGTTATAATTGCAGAAAAAGAGCGGGGCTGCCTATGCGCCCCGCCAAATCTGCTTAACCAAATATAAAATCCTTTAAGGCACTGTTTGCCCCGCCAATGATCCCTACCAGCCATGCAGCCGCCAGAGGCAGACCGTATGGACTGATAAGAAAGGCGATCATAAGCCATGCAAGACCCGGCAAAAATCCTGCGACAAAGAACAGCACCAATGCCGCCAGAAAGATGATCCCAGAAAGAATCCCAAGTACCGCACCGGAAAGAACCACTAAAAATTTACATACCAGATAAAGAATCCCCGTAACCAGCATAAAGGGAAGTGCCAGTAATTTACCTATCAAACGCATACGCTTTGCCTCCTTTCAGAAGGGCATCTGCCCTTATAAAAATTTTACCGTGACGGCAAAAAGAAAGCAACGGCTTTCCGGCTGTTTATGAAATGTTTGCAAATCCCCGGATCAGTTTGTCCATGCCATCCCAAAGGCTGTCCAGACGGGTGCGGATGTCATCTATATCTGCGGCATAAATATTGCCGGTCTCATTGGCCCGTCTGGTATATTGGTTTAAGTTATTGGAACAAATGCGGAGAAGCCGG containing:
- a CDS encoding relaxase/mobilization nuclease domain-containing protein; amino-acid sequence: MATTRLMPLHVGKGRNISTAISDIIDYVENPQKTDFGKFIYGYECDTRLADAEFLLSKRQYANLTGRNQGADDVIAYHLRQAFKPGEVTPEEANQIGRELALKLTKGNHAFVVCTHVDKHHVHNHIIINSTTLDCQKKFRNFWGSTWAIRRMNDKLCLEHGLSIVENPKPSREHYGTWLGNKKQPSFQEQIRIAIDAALEEKPKDFEELLQKLETAGLEVNRERKHLRFRVPGQENYTRCDTLKGDYTEQAIKERIAGTRTVKPRHAFSKKTVSKVGLLVDIEAAIRSGKGPGYERWAKVFNLKQLSQAVLYLKEHGDMGYEDLLEKANATTTNFNTLSVQIKDLESKMNANAELQKQIVNYAKTRAVYVEYRKAGYSKKFRTEHEAEILLHQAAKNHFDELGIKKLPSVKSLREEYTDLLEQKRKAYSAYKQAKNDMKELHNVRANVEYLLEISSPPQPQRSTEKSRQ
- a CDS encoding CD1845 family protein, yielding MRLIGKLLALPFMLVTGILYLVCKFLVVLSGAVLGILSGIIFLAALVLFFVAGFLPGLAWLMIAFLISPYGLPLAAAWLVGIIGGANSALKDFIFG